Proteins co-encoded in one Metabacillus sp. KUDC1714 genomic window:
- a CDS encoding alpha-glycosidase produces MLKEAIYHRPKNNFAYAYDKETLHIRLRSKKGDLVKVFLIHGDPYQWTAAGWSNTTKPMTLEGSDDLFDYWFAEIKPEFRRLRYGFEIYSNTESAVYGERGFSDKDPRDSGFYFCFPFLNSVDVFEAPSWVKNTVWYQIFPERFANGNSELNPKGTLPWGSADPEPDTYFGGDFEGIINNINHLVKLGITGIYLTPIFKANTNHKYDTIDYMEIDPQFGDKKTFKQLIETCHKNGIRVMLDAVFNHSGFYFEAFQDVLEKQEKSKFKEWFHLREFPVQAFPEPNYDTFAFTHMMPKLNTEHPEVKQYLLHVAKYWIEEFDIDGWRLDVANEVDHEFWREFRRAVKVIKSDVYILGEIWHDSMPWLQGDQFDAVMNYPFTNASLEYFAKDKINADEFAHQLSKVLTSYPRNVNEAAFNLLGSHDTPRILTICNENKEKLKLLFLFQLSFIGTPCIYYGDEIGLTGENDPGCRKCMIWEESKQDSELFNIVKKLISLRNKHTAFGNEGEFTFLETNTDKNYVIYSKQSVDETIIITINNSSDHIDVNIPYDFTNKEPVNLWDYSKQKDTSKIELTPYGFSIILVKN; encoded by the coding sequence TTGCTTAAAGAAGCTATATACCATAGACCGAAAAATAATTTTGCATACGCTTATGACAAAGAGACGTTACATATTCGTCTTCGCTCTAAAAAAGGTGATTTGGTTAAAGTATTTTTAATCCATGGAGATCCTTACCAATGGACAGCGGCTGGTTGGTCTAACACTACTAAACCAATGACCCTGGAAGGATCAGATGATTTATTTGATTATTGGTTTGCAGAAATAAAGCCAGAATTCAGACGCTTGCGCTACGGATTTGAAATTTATTCGAATACTGAATCAGCTGTATATGGTGAAAGAGGCTTTTCAGATAAAGACCCCAGAGATTCTGGATTTTATTTTTGTTTTCCATTTTTAAACTCAGTTGATGTGTTTGAAGCTCCAAGCTGGGTAAAAAATACTGTATGGTATCAAATTTTCCCTGAACGATTTGCAAATGGAAATTCAGAACTAAATCCCAAAGGAACCCTCCCTTGGGGTAGTGCTGATCCTGAACCCGACACTTATTTTGGCGGTGACTTTGAAGGAATCATTAATAATATTAATCATTTAGTAAAGCTAGGAATTACCGGCATTTACTTAACACCCATTTTTAAAGCAAATACAAATCATAAGTATGACACGATAGATTATATGGAAATTGATCCGCAATTTGGGGATAAAAAAACATTTAAACAGCTAATTGAAACGTGCCATAAAAATGGTATTCGTGTTATGTTGGATGCAGTTTTTAATCATAGCGGTTTTTATTTTGAAGCATTTCAGGATGTCCTTGAAAAACAAGAAAAATCTAAATTCAAGGAATGGTTCCATTTACGAGAATTTCCTGTTCAAGCCTTTCCCGAACCAAATTATGATACTTTTGCATTTACCCACATGATGCCAAAGTTAAATACAGAACACCCCGAAGTAAAACAATATCTTTTACATGTAGCAAAATATTGGATAGAAGAATTTGATATCGATGGCTGGCGTCTTGATGTTGCAAACGAAGTCGATCACGAGTTTTGGAGAGAGTTTAGAAGAGCAGTAAAAGTTATAAAGTCTGATGTCTATATACTAGGTGAAATATGGCATGACTCAATGCCTTGGCTTCAAGGGGATCAATTTGATGCTGTAATGAACTATCCGTTTACAAATGCATCATTAGAATATTTTGCAAAAGATAAAATAAATGCAGATGAATTTGCTCACCAGCTATCAAAGGTATTAACCTCTTACCCAAGGAATGTAAATGAAGCTGCTTTTAATTTATTAGGCAGTCATGACACTCCAAGAATTTTAACAATTTGTAATGAAAATAAAGAGAAGTTAAAGCTACTTTTCTTGTTCCAACTCTCCTTTATAGGGACACCATGTATTTATTACGGAGATGAAATTGGATTAACAGGAGAAAATGATCCAGGTTGTCGTAAGTGCATGATTTGGGAGGAAAGTAAACAGGATAGCGAGCTCTTTAACATAGTAAAAAAATTAATTTCACTTAGAAATAAACATACAGCATTTGGAAATGAGGGAGAATTTACATTTTTAGAAACAAACACCGATAAAAACTATGTTATTTATTCAAAACAATCAGTTGATGAAACAATCATTATTACGATAAATAACTCAAGTGATCACATTGATGTTAACATTCCATATGACTTTACAAATAAAGAACCTGTCAATCTATGGGACTATTCAAAGCAAAAGGATACATCTAAAATTGAACTTACACCTTATGGATTCTCAATTATTCTAGTGAAAAATTAA
- a CDS encoding sugar ABC transporter substrate-binding protein — MKKLFTLSMISLLIFVLAACNKPGAPTAGETSNEASEGSKTNETATEEIVPEEDAKLVLWDNGDEEGEWAKYVAKKFTEEYGVPVKYETVSHTDAPGKLKTDGPAGIGADVFNAAHDHVGAMVTSGLIYDNYFAKEYKERFLESAVTAVSAKDEDELKMYGFPLNIEGIALYYNKDLLAEMGFEPAKTMDELIEQSKAFMDKNPGSYGFMIEPGNFYLVYGFVGGYSDFIFGDNNTDPSEIGLNNEGSLKAASLMERIRDEILPMKKEDITGDVITSHFNEGKLLYYFSGPWAAKGHEEADVNFGVSTLPKLENGEVPQTFTGTKGYYVNAYSKYPQAATLLAKFATSDEMLLKRYELTGQLPASNGLVENETIKSNELNSAFLEQAKYSIPMPNITEMQTVWGGMEVAYTAIWNNAAEPKASLDKGVQQIKEAIESQTK; from the coding sequence ATGAAAAAGCTTTTCACTTTATCGATGATTTCTTTATTGATTTTTGTTTTGGCAGCATGTAATAAGCCGGGTGCTCCTACAGCTGGAGAAACTTCAAATGAAGCATCTGAAGGAAGTAAAACAAATGAAACTGCTACAGAAGAAATAGTACCTGAAGAAGACGCTAAACTTGTTTTATGGGATAACGGGGATGAAGAAGGTGAATGGGCAAAATATGTTGCCAAGAAATTCACAGAAGAATATGGGGTTCCAGTTAAATATGAAACTGTCTCCCATACTGATGCACCTGGAAAGTTGAAAACAGATGGACCAGCAGGGATAGGTGCAGATGTATTTAATGCAGCACATGATCATGTCGGTGCTATGGTTACCTCAGGACTTATTTATGATAATTATTTTGCAAAAGAATATAAAGAACGCTTTTTGGAAAGTGCGGTTACAGCGGTATCTGCTAAAGATGAAGACGAATTAAAAATGTATGGTTTTCCTTTAAACATCGAAGGAATTGCACTTTATTATAATAAAGATTTATTAGCAGAAATGGGATTTGAGCCAGCAAAAACAATGGATGAATTAATCGAACAATCAAAAGCATTTATGGATAAAAATCCAGGTTCATATGGTTTCATGATCGAACCAGGCAATTTCTACTTAGTTTATGGATTTGTTGGAGGATATAGTGATTTTATTTTTGGTGACAACAACACGGATCCAAGTGAAATTGGATTAAACAACGAAGGATCACTAAAGGCTGCAAGCTTAATGGAACGTATTCGTGATGAAATCTTGCCTATGAAAAAAGAAGATATTACAGGTGATGTTATTACTTCACATTTTAATGAAGGAAAACTATTATATTATTTTTCTGGTCCTTGGGCTGCTAAAGGACACGAAGAAGCTGATGTTAATTTTGGTGTTTCAACATTACCAAAACTCGAAAATGGTGAAGTTCCACAAACCTTCACAGGAACAAAAGGCTATTATGTAAACGCTTATAGTAAATATCCACAGGCTGCTACTTTATTAGCAAAATTTGCTACAAGTGATGAAATGCTATTAAAACGTTATGAACTTACAGGTCAACTACCTGCATCAAACGGATTAGTCGAGAATGAAACCATTAAGTCAAATGAATTAAATAGTGCATTCTTAGAGCAGGCGAAGTATTCAATTCCAATGCCAAATATTACTGAAATGCAAACTGTCTGGGGTGGAATGGAAGTGGCATATACAGCAATTTGGAATAATGCCGCTGAACCTAAAGCTTCACTTGATAAAGGAGTACAGCAAATAAAAGAAGCAATTGAATCACAAACAAAATAG
- a CDS encoding ABC transporter permease subunit translates to MKTWSTTFYGVFSWTVVWAVISTITTFFLGLIFAVLLNQKGIKFKKFWRSMFILPWAIPQFVSILIMRNIFNGEFGPLNRYLIELGVIQGAIPWLSDPFLAKVTLIVVNMWFGFPFWMVLMSGVLTSIDKEVYEAAEVDGATQFQRFWKITMPLIMFATAPLAIMSFAGNFNNFNIIYLMTEGGPVNMDYSYAGSTDILISWIYKLTLDNSQFAVASVVSILIFIVIATFSIINFRRTRAFKEEDMMS, encoded by the coding sequence ATGAAAACTTGGAGTACAACTTTCTATGGTGTTTTTTCATGGACAGTGGTATGGGCAGTAATATCAACAATTACAACCTTCTTCTTAGGACTAATATTTGCTGTATTACTAAATCAAAAAGGAATAAAATTTAAGAAGTTTTGGCGAAGCATGTTTATCTTACCTTGGGCAATTCCACAATTTGTTTCAATATTAATTATGAGAAATATTTTTAATGGTGAATTTGGTCCATTAAACCGTTATTTAATAGAATTAGGTGTTATTCAAGGAGCAATCCCTTGGCTGTCAGATCCGTTTTTGGCAAAAGTAACGCTAATTGTTGTAAACATGTGGTTTGGCTTTCCCTTCTGGATGGTTTTGATGAGCGGTGTATTAACTAGTATTGATAAAGAAGTATATGAAGCAGCAGAAGTTGACGGTGCGACACAATTTCAAAGGTTTTGGAAAATTACCATGCCATTAATCATGTTTGCTACAGCACCTCTTGCAATCATGTCTTTTGCAGGAAACTTTAACAACTTTAATATTATTTATTTAATGACTGAAGGTGGACCGGTTAACATGGATTATTCATATGCGGGGTCTACCGATATTTTAATCAGTTGGATTTATAAATTAACACTTGATAATAGTCAATTTGCAGTAGCTTCTGTTGTCTCTATCTTAATCTTTATTGTGATTGCTACTTTCTCAATTATTAACTTTCGAAGAACAAGAGCATTTAAAGAGGAGGATATGATGTCATGA
- a CDS encoding sugar ABC transporter permease, translating into MDVSLKKKLSHIMIYSILTITTILILYPVIWIITGSLNPGDSLFSTRIIPESLSLAHYEYLFKETDYLLWYKNTLKIAFWNMVFSTFLVVTAAYAFSRFRFPGRKQGLMTMLVLQMFPGFMGMIAIYILLLQMNLLDNHWGLILVYAGGSIPFGAWLVKGYFDGLPKSLEEAAKIDGASHVKIFYKIMMPLSKPVLVFIAVTNFIGPWMDFIFAQLVLRSSEKKTLAVGLFEMVTGRGNSEFTNFAAGAVLVAVPITILFFIFQDHLTEGLKAGANKG; encoded by the coding sequence ATGGATGTTAGTTTAAAAAAGAAACTTAGCCATATAATGATTTATTCAATTTTAACGATTACAACTATCTTAATCCTATATCCTGTTATTTGGATTATTACTGGCTCATTGAACCCAGGTGATTCCTTATTCTCAACACGAATCATACCAGAATCATTATCACTTGCACATTATGAGTATTTATTTAAAGAAACAGATTATTTATTGTGGTATAAAAACACACTTAAAATTGCATTTTGGAATATGGTTTTTTCAACCTTTTTAGTGGTTACTGCAGCATATGCCTTTTCAAGATTTCGTTTTCCAGGTAGAAAGCAAGGGCTAATGACAATGCTTGTTTTGCAAATGTTTCCTGGGTTTATGGGGATGATTGCAATCTACATTCTATTATTGCAAATGAACTTATTAGACAATCATTGGGGGTTAATTCTTGTATATGCAGGTGGATCCATTCCCTTTGGTGCATGGCTTGTTAAGGGGTACTTTGATGGTCTACCCAAAAGTCTTGAGGAAGCAGCAAAAATTGATGGTGCAAGCCATGTGAAGATTTTTTATAAAATCATGATGCCACTTTCAAAACCAGTTTTAGTATTTATTGCAGTAACAAACTTTATCGGACCATGGATGGATTTTATCTTTGCCCAACTAGTCCTAAGATCGAGTGAAAAGAAAACATTGGCTGTTGGCCTATTTGAAATGGTCACAGGACGTGGAAATTCTGAATTTACAAACTTTGCAGCTGGTGCCGTACTAGTTGCTGTACCAATTACAATTTTATTTTTTATCTTCCAAGATCACCTAACTGAAGGACTGAAAGCGGGGGCAAATAAAGGGTAA
- a CDS encoding YndM family protein, which yields MRQITILLIKFVTCLLAFGLGLDLFFDATFVDILTFSLFVTIASYVLGELIILPQLGKRAAAVTDFLLTYLSVWIFGSILLDNYLQIGWGSIISATIVTVAEVFVHLFLQDRITVGQTTERRSTGMNPTLAFGTEFAEEEDIRDLTKKDK from the coding sequence ATGAGACAAATAACAATATTACTTATAAAATTTGTGACCTGTTTGCTTGCTTTTGGACTTGGTCTTGATTTATTCTTTGACGCGACGTTTGTTGATATTCTCACTTTCAGTCTATTTGTTACGATTGCTTCTTATGTATTAGGAGAGCTAATTATTCTACCACAACTAGGGAAACGAGCAGCTGCCGTTACAGATTTCTTGTTAACCTACTTGAGCGTGTGGATATTCGGGAGTATCCTTCTAGACAATTATCTACAAATTGGCTGGGGAAGTATTATCTCTGCAACAATCGTGACTGTAGCCGAAGTTTTTGTTCATTTATTTTTACAGGATCGCATTACTGTTGGACAAACAACTGAAAGAAGAAGTACCGGTATGAATCCTACGCTGGCGTTTGGTACGGAATTTGCGGAAGAAGAAGATATTAGAGATTTAACGAAGAAGGATAAATAA
- a CDS encoding GerAB/ArcD/ProY family transporter — translation MEKAKLSVIQLFAMMFMFEMGTSLVVSYGIGAKKDAWLAILLGTFSGIVLFFIYYRLFRQYPTLPLTGYTQKIVGKYLGWFIGVLYIIYFLYITSRQVRDFSELLVSSTMTETPLLAIHISFVLVICYVLYLGIEVLGRTAEVFIIILLLFGIAANFFILVSGSINLNHLRPFLEDGWKPIIHTAGFDITSHPFGELIVFTMILPYLNKPGSVKKVWLTALLAGGIVLSWTASINIAVLGVDVMERTTFPTLTTIGKVNLLEFIQRLDAIVVFTLFITVFFKASIFLYVTVISVVDLFKLNNHQQILFPVGGIIVFSSMMIASNFSEYMEEARNVLRYYHPLFFFIIPLILLIIATVRNRLKNKLN, via the coding sequence ATGGAAAAAGCCAAGTTAAGTGTTATTCAACTCTTTGCTATGATGTTTATGTTTGAGATGGGTACTTCCCTAGTTGTAAGTTATGGGATAGGCGCAAAAAAAGACGCCTGGTTAGCCATACTTTTAGGTACATTCAGTGGAATTGTCCTATTTTTTATTTATTATCGTCTATTTCGCCAATATCCTACATTACCACTTACTGGATATACACAAAAAATAGTAGGTAAATATTTAGGGTGGTTTATTGGTGTATTATATATTATCTACTTTTTATACATTACATCTAGGCAGGTTCGTGATTTCAGCGAATTGCTTGTGTCATCGACAATGACAGAAACACCACTGTTAGCAATTCATATTTCATTTGTTCTTGTGATTTGTTATGTGCTTTATCTAGGTATTGAAGTACTTGGCAGAACAGCAGAAGTATTTATTATCATATTACTATTGTTTGGCATTGCAGCAAACTTTTTCATTCTTGTTTCAGGAAGTATCAATTTAAATCATTTACGACCTTTTCTAGAGGATGGCTGGAAACCAATCATCCATACAGCTGGCTTTGATATTACCTCTCATCCGTTTGGTGAATTAATTGTATTTACCATGATCCTTCCTTATTTAAATAAACCAGGCTCTGTAAAAAAAGTATGGCTAACTGCATTGTTAGCAGGAGGTATTGTTTTAAGTTGGACAGCAAGTATAAATATTGCTGTCCTTGGAGTAGATGTAATGGAAAGAACAACTTTTCCTACGCTAACAACAATTGGCAAAGTGAACCTCTTAGAATTTATTCAAAGGCTTGATGCAATTGTTGTTTTCACGCTATTTATAACGGTGTTTTTCAAAGCTTCCATATTTTTATATGTTACGGTTATTAGTGTAGTTGATCTATTCAAGTTGAATAATCATCAACAAATTTTATTTCCTGTTGGTGGTATTATCGTCTTTTCATCCATGATGATTGCTTCTAATTTTTCAGAATACATGGAAGAAGCAAGGAATGTATTACGATATTATCATCCATTATTTTTCTTTATAATCCCATTGATACTGCTAATCATCGCAACAGTTCGAAATCGATTAAAAAATAAACTTAATTAG
- a CDS encoding Ger(x)C family spore germination protein — MKHKPYMFVLALSLICLSGCWDSAELQDLSIVSGIGIDKGGDSVDDRYRTTVQIINPSQIAGGQQGGKVQATPVTTYSATGSTLKEAFHKVSLKAPNELFFPHIQIMIISEELAKEGILDLLDLIERDAYFRELFPIVIVRDNTAENALKISTSLIPIPTAKMVASLESSEIIWGEYLPVRADEVIAKLNNGSLTIPGIQINGSAEKGNAGTNIQQISPETFIETRGLAIMKEGKLDKWLEKDAAHGVTWIKNKLNRTTMTLDCQKQKEAIGIEIISSKTNIKVRIKNQTPILNVSIQTEGAVSENLCSIDLSKNKTIEELEKKLNEEIKEEIISTLKVAQEEKSDIFGFSEYVNIADKQLWKEIEDKWEDEIFPETEINVSVQSIIRRTGMSTKSYIK; from the coding sequence ATGAAACATAAACCTTATATGTTTGTTTTAGCACTATCACTTATCTGTTTATCAGGCTGCTGGGATAGTGCCGAGCTACAAGATCTTAGTATAGTTTCGGGGATCGGGATTGATAAAGGTGGTGACTCAGTCGATGATAGATATCGTACAACTGTTCAAATTATCAATCCTTCTCAGATCGCCGGAGGCCAACAAGGAGGGAAAGTTCAAGCTACACCTGTTACAACATATTCAGCTACAGGGAGTACTCTGAAAGAAGCATTTCACAAAGTATCATTAAAAGCACCAAATGAACTGTTTTTCCCTCACATCCAAATCATGATTATTAGCGAAGAATTAGCGAAAGAAGGAATTTTGGATTTGTTGGATCTAATAGAGCGTGATGCCTATTTTCGTGAACTTTTTCCAATTGTCATTGTAAGGGATAATACAGCGGAAAATGCTTTAAAAATATCAACTTCATTAATACCAATTCCAACTGCAAAAATGGTTGCAAGCTTAGAATCCTCTGAAATAATATGGGGAGAGTATTTACCTGTACGAGCTGATGAGGTAATTGCAAAATTAAATAATGGTAGTCTAACTATTCCAGGAATTCAAATTAACGGTTCAGCTGAAAAAGGGAATGCTGGGACGAATATCCAACAAATTTCACCGGAAACTTTTATAGAAACAAGAGGCTTGGCGATCATGAAAGAAGGTAAACTTGATAAATGGTTGGAAAAAGATGCTGCACATGGTGTTACTTGGATCAAAAATAAATTAAATAGAACCACTATGACTCTTGATTGTCAGAAGCAAAAAGAAGCAATCGGTATTGAGATTATTTCATCAAAAACAAACATTAAAGTTAGAATAAAAAACCAAACACCAATACTCAACGTTTCAATTCAAACTGAAGGAGCTGTCTCTGAGAATCTTTGCTCCATTGATTTAAGTAAAAATAAAACGATTGAAGAGCTTGAAAAGAAGTTAAATGAAGAAATAAAGGAAGAAATCATATCAACTTTAAAAGTGGCCCAAGAGGAAAAGAGCGATATTTTTGGTTTTAGTGAATACGTGAATATTGCAGATAAACAACTATGGAAAGAAATAGAAGACAAATGGGAAGATGAAATCTTTCCTGAAACAGAAATTAATGTTTCTGTACAATCAATCATACGTCGGACAGGCATGAGCACAAAATCATATATAAAATAA
- a CDS encoding spore germination protein: MKSAWNRLFKIQKKEKMQQKVSFDDTNNTQYPEELSSSIDTNIQHIKQAFGNSGDLIIREFSMGKPLLHNVASIYVNGLIDKEIMGNFIIEKLMNDTNINNLEEPLSPNKLGTYIKDHIITITSVEIVSDMKNLLSNLLSGQTIVLVDGSSEALNCASQGGELRSISEPTAESSVRGPKESFTESLITNTSMVRRRIKSPNLWLETRRLGKITQTEIGIMYLNGIVSDKLLNEVRERLDKIDVDEILGSNTIEEWITDDVYTPWPTIFVTERPDVVTGNLLEGRVAIFVDGTPNPLIVPATWNQFIQTAEDYYLRWSISGFLRFIRIVSFLITLLGPSLFIAFVSFHPELIPTPLLINIAAQRQSIPFPIIIEALLMEFTFEVLREAGVRMPRPVGQAVSIVGALVLGEAAVSAGIVSSAMVIVVAATAIASFTIPHYSLTDATRLLRFMMMILASTFGLYGIGLGVILLVAHTVSLRSFGIPYLAPFAPLIITDQQDAILRLPKPFMSKRPQLISQKRKNRN; encoded by the coding sequence ATGAAAAGTGCGTGGAACCGTTTATTCAAAATACAAAAAAAAGAAAAGATGCAACAAAAGGTAAGCTTTGATGATACAAATAATACACAATATCCAGAAGAGCTAAGTTCTTCAATTGATACCAATATTCAACACATTAAACAAGCTTTTGGAAATAGCGGTGATTTAATCATTCGTGAATTTAGCATGGGAAAACCATTGTTACATAATGTTGCTTCTATTTATGTAAACGGATTAATTGATAAGGAAATCATGGGGAACTTTATTATTGAAAAACTCATGAATGATACTAATATCAATAATCTTGAAGAGCCTTTGTCACCAAATAAATTAGGGACATATATAAAAGATCATATTATTACAATTACAAGTGTTGAAATTGTTTCAGATATGAAAAACTTGCTTTCAAATCTACTCTCTGGACAAACAATTGTTCTAGTTGATGGTTCATCTGAGGCTTTGAACTGTGCTTCTCAAGGTGGAGAGTTACGTTCAATATCAGAACCTACTGCAGAATCTTCGGTTCGTGGACCAAAAGAGAGTTTTACTGAATCTCTTATTACAAATACATCCATGGTACGTCGGAGAATTAAAAGTCCAAATCTATGGCTAGAAACAAGAAGGCTAGGAAAGATTACGCAAACAGAGATTGGTATTATGTATTTAAATGGTATTGTTAGCGATAAGCTACTTAACGAAGTAAGAGAACGTCTTGATAAGATTGATGTTGATGAAATTCTTGGTTCCAACACTATTGAAGAATGGATTACAGATGATGTGTACACTCCCTGGCCTACAATCTTTGTGACAGAACGTCCTGATGTGGTTACAGGTAACTTACTTGAAGGACGTGTGGCTATTTTTGTTGATGGAACACCGAACCCTTTGATCGTTCCAGCAACCTGGAATCAATTTATTCAAACAGCAGAAGATTATTATTTACGTTGGAGTATTTCTGGGTTTTTAAGATTTATTAGAATTGTTTCTTTTTTGATCACTTTACTTGGTCCATCCCTTTTCATTGCATTTGTTTCGTTTCACCCTGAATTAATTCCAACTCCCTTGCTAATTAATATAGCTGCACAGAGACAATCTATTCCATTCCCTATTATTATCGAGGCACTACTAATGGAATTTACTTTTGAAGTGTTACGTGAAGCTGGTGTGCGAATGCCTCGACCTGTTGGCCAAGCAGTTTCAATTGTGGGTGCACTCGTATTAGGGGAAGCAGCGGTTTCTGCTGGGATTGTGTCAAGTGCGATGGTCATTGTTGTTGCTGCAACAGCAATTGCCAGCTTTACAATCCCCCATTATTCACTAACAGATGCAACTCGATTACTTCGATTTATGATGATGATATTAGCAAGTACCTTTGGACTTTATGGGATTGGATTAGGTGTCATACTATTGGTTGCACATACAGTGAGTCTGAGGTCATTTGGAATTCCATATTTAGCTCCATTTGCTCCCTTAATTATTACTGATCAACAGGATGCGATTTTACGCTTACCAAAACCTTTTATGTCCAAGCGTCCACAACTTATTAGTCAAAAGAGAAAAAATAGAAATTAA
- a CDS encoding VOC family protein, protein MINIESIHHVSLSVTDLQKAKHFYGTLLGFQELERPNFDFPGAWYQVGNQQLHLIVYKDSSTLRTEQTINSKDGHLAIRVKDYGETLNHLKELGIEITEKPNSKSGFAQIFCMDPDLNLIEFNVDQKDLVEI, encoded by the coding sequence ATGATCAATATAGAAAGCATCCACCATGTTAGTCTTTCAGTGACCGATTTACAGAAGGCAAAACATTTTTATGGTACACTACTAGGTTTCCAAGAATTGGAAAGACCAAATTTTGATTTTCCAGGAGCTTGGTATCAAGTGGGAAACCAACAGCTTCATTTAATTGTATACAAAGATTCTTCAACGTTACGTACAGAGCAAACGATTAATTCTAAAGATGGACATTTAGCTATACGTGTGAAAGATTATGGTGAAACATTGAACCATTTAAAGGAGTTAGGAATTGAAATAACAGAAAAACCGAATAGTAAAAGTGGCTTTGCGCAAATTTTCTGTATGGATCCCGATTTGAATTTAATTGAGTTTAATGTTGATCAAAAGGATCTTGTCGAAATCTAA
- a CDS encoding DUF1806 family protein, with the protein MVPIHSQSLLDKLQQWLGTNIYLHIEINPGGYFRNGKATLSNVHVKGDQSFRVFLEMDQQQSIIHVDDLTHMSISEELVVISGYDHVDRLARTLEISSKPFVL; encoded by the coding sequence ATGGTACCAATTCATTCTCAATCTCTTTTAGATAAACTCCAACAATGGCTCGGAACAAATATTTATCTTCACATTGAGATAAATCCTGGTGGTTACTTTAGAAATGGAAAAGCTACTTTATCAAATGTACATGTAAAAGGAGATCAATCATTTCGTGTTTTTTTAGAGATGGATCAGCAACAATCAATTATCCATGTTGATGATCTAACCCATATGTCAATATCCGAAGAATTGGTTGTAATCAGTGGTTATGATCATGTTGACCGCCTTGCTCGGACACTTGAAATAAGTTCTAAACCATTTGTACTTTAA
- a CDS encoding PIG-L family deacetylase — protein MMATILAVFAHPDDETFICGGTLAKYAYDGHRVVLVCATKGEMGRRMGVPPIATRESIPKLREQELINACKALHIEELRFLGIRDKLLEIHPFESLTQIVYEQMNDVKPDAVITFHETLGGHPDHCTIGLATKSAFARYAKINREAELYYVCWSNVAQDPKVYGFLLEQITEINVKNEHLHKLRAYRAHKTQSEMDAWVWEDDQKSVSHFQSHEYFIKAHEPFILNKQSLI, from the coding sequence ATGATGGCAACAATCTTGGCAGTGTTTGCTCACCCTGATGATGAGACATTCATATGTGGTGGAACGTTGGCTAAATATGCTTATGATGGTCACCGAGTTGTACTTGTTTGTGCTACAAAAGGGGAAATGGGCAGGAGAATGGGAGTTCCGCCAATTGCAACGAGAGAGAGTATTCCAAAACTACGAGAACAAGAGCTAATTAATGCATGCAAAGCATTACATATCGAGGAGTTACGTTTTTTAGGAATTCGTGATAAATTGCTAGAAATTCATCCATTTGAATCACTTACACAGATAGTTTATGAGCAGATGAATGATGTCAAACCAGATGCTGTGATAACCTTTCATGAAACACTAGGTGGTCACCCTGACCATTGTACAATCGGGCTTGCAACAAAATCAGCATTTGCAAGATATGCTAAAATAAATCGGGAAGCAGAACTATACTATGTTTGTTGGTCAAATGTAGCCCAAGATCCAAAAGTCTATGGTTTTTTACTGGAGCAAATAACAGAAATCAATGTCAAAAACGAACATTTACATAAGCTGCGTGCATACCGTGCTCATAAGACACAATCTGAAATGGATGCATGGGTGTGGGAGGATGATCAGAAAAGTGTAAGTCACTTTCAATCACATGAATATTTCATCAAAGCGCACGAGCCGTTTATCTTAAACAAGCAGTCATTGATTTAG